The Saliniramus fredricksonii genome segment AAGGAGCGCGCTTCGATCCTGTTCGTCGAGCGTGCGCAGATCGACGTGATCGACGGGGCCTTTGTTGCACTCGATGCGCAGGGCGTGCGCACGCATATACCGCTCGGTGGCTTTGCTTGCCTGATGCTCGAACCTGGTACACGCGTCAGCCATGCGGCGATCGCGCTGGCCGGGCGGGCAGGGACGCTGCTGGTCTGGGTCGGTGAAGCCGGGGTGCGGCTCTACGCTGCCGGACAGCCCGGCGGCGCGCGCTCGGACAAGCTGCTCTACCAGGCACAGCTCGCTCTCGATCCGGAGAGCCGGCTGCGCGTGGTCAGGGCCATGTTCGAAAAGCGCTTCGGCGAGCCTGCACCGGAAAAGCGCTCCGTCGATCAGCTGCGCGGGATCGAGGGTGCGCGGGTGCGTGCGCTCTACGACAATCTGGCAAAGCGACATGGTGTCGACTGGCAGCGCCGGCGCTATGATGCCGGCGATTGGGAGGCCTCCGACATTCCCAATCGCTGCCTTTCCGCTGCAACAGCCTGCCTTCACGGGCTGAGCGAGGCTGCCGTGCTCGCGGCGGGGTATGCACCCGCGATCGGCTTCCTGCATGCAGGCCGCCCGCTCTCCTTCGTCTACGACATCGCCGATTTGTTCAAATTCGAGACCGTTGTGCCGGTCGCGTTCGAGGTTGCGGGCAAGGCCGCCAGGGGCCAACTGCGTGAAGCGCCCGATCGGGCAGTGCGCCTTGCCTGTCGCGATGCGTTCCGGCGCACGAAATTGCTCGAGCGCATCATCCCGACGATCGAGGAAATTCTCGATGCGGGCGGGCTCGCGAAGCCGCAGGCGCCAGAGGATTCGCAGCCGCCCGCCTTGTCGGACGGGGAGGGTAGCGGGAATGATGGTCATCGTGGTTGAAAACGCCCCGCCACGTCTGCGCGGGCGTCTCGCCGTGTGGCTGCTCGAGATCCGCGCCGGGGTTTATGTCGGACGCTATGGCAAACGCACGCGCGAGCGGATCTGGGAACAGGTTGTCACGGGCATCGGCGACGGCAATGGCGTGATCGCCTGGAGTGCGTCCAACGATGCGGGCTTCGCCTTCGAGACCTGCGGAACCAATCGCCGCATCCCCTCCGATTTCGACGGCTTCACACTGGTCTCATTTCTGCCGCAGACGCCGCGCGAATCGGGTTGACAACCGGCGGGAACAAAACAAGAATTAGTTGGTAGGCTCTTTGACATCGAAATTGATTCGTGAAATCAACAGCTTCTCGGAAGAGTGTTCCCCACGCACGTGGGGATGAACCGGCGAGTACAACACCCGCTCCGATGCGCAGATAGTGTTCCCCACGCACGTGGGGATGAACCGTTGCCAGTGAGTGCATTTTTTTGTTCGGCCCTGTGTTCCCCACGCACGTGGGGATGAACCGGCCGTATCGAGCCCGCCGGCAATCTCATACTCGTGTTCCCCACGCACGTGGGGATGAACCGCGTGTGCGCGGTATCAGAACGGGGCAGCATCTGTGTTCCCCACGCACGTGGGGATGAACCGCGCTGCCCCAGTTCGTGACCCGCAAACACGCCGTGTTCCCCACGCACGTGGGGATGAACCGGTCATGGGAGCAATCAACCGGTTCGAGGTGACGTGTTCCCCACGCACGTGGGGATGAACCGTGGTCAGAGGATGACGGGCTGCGAGTGATCCGCGTGTTCCCCACGCACGTGGGGATGAACCGTCTACGGCAAATGGCGCGGGCGCGCGTACGCCGTGTTCCCCACGCACGTGGGGATGAACCGAATTCGTCTACGTGCCAGAGGTGCTGGACACCGTGTTCCCCACGCACGTGGGGATGAACCGACCATGAAGGCCATCATCAACGGAATCCGCTAGTGTTCCCCACGCACGTGGGGATGAACCGCTCAACGACCGGCGCCAGCGCCAGATGAACGCGTGTTCCCCACGCACGTGGGGATGAACCGCCCAACCCAATCAACCGACCCCACCGCGCACTGTGTTCCCCACGCACGTGGGGATGAACCGTTTCGCCGCGCCCGTCGGCGTTATTCGACCAAGTGTTCCCCACGCACGTGGGGATGAACCGCCAACCCGCCAGATGCAACGGAGGCGCGGCAAGTGTTCCCCACGCACGTGGGGATGAACCGATCCGCGACATGAGCATAGAGCATAGCCCCCGGTGTTCCCCACGCACGTGGGGATGAACCGCCTCGTGCGCCATAGCGCGGCGCCGCTCCGCTGTGTTCCCCACGCACGTGGGGATGAACCGCCACGTCCAGTCTCACCGCACCCGCGACAATGGTGTTCCCCACGCACGTGGGGATGA includes the following:
- the cas1e gene encoding type I-E CRISPR-associated endonuclease Cas1e, coding for MSGASPLPGLAPPRPIPLKERASILFVERAQIDVIDGAFVALDAQGVRTHIPLGGFACLMLEPGTRVSHAAIALAGRAGTLLVWVGEAGVRLYAAGQPGGARSDKLLYQAQLALDPESRLRVVRAMFEKRFGEPAPEKRSVDQLRGIEGARVRALYDNLAKRHGVDWQRRRYDAGDWEASDIPNRCLSAATACLHGLSEAAVLAAGYAPAIGFLHAGRPLSFVYDIADLFKFETVVPVAFEVAGKAARGQLREAPDRAVRLACRDAFRRTKLLERIIPTIEEILDAGGLAKPQAPEDSQPPALSDGEGSGNDGHRG
- the cas2e gene encoding type I-E CRISPR-associated endoribonuclease Cas2e, coding for MMVIVVENAPPRLRGRLAVWLLEIRAGVYVGRYGKRTRERIWEQVVTGIGDGNGVIAWSASNDAGFAFETCGTNRRIPSDFDGFTLVSFLPQTPRESG